Proteins encoded by one window of Anopheles maculipalpis chromosome 2RL, idAnoMacuDA_375_x, whole genome shotgun sequence:
- the LOC126558647 gene encoding uncharacterized protein LOC126558647, which produces MKVSLYIILISILLSKHYALSHIIRKRQLFREQVLPHAGGKIPDSAFLTDRLALNRLQKDGIAVPDGVLLEQRQYQVYPHTHRTVRPTFRVVQTPDNRYTSPEGEYNHNTLATVDTTYLIPHPGDKLLLHDAHPQHQHHRQPHYVVPKVPILKEFRLPNYALFNFDYKNKKIPSTFKTYGHPLKLDGGWPQRLPQDFVSYHAAGGNGHNYPSAHPVVQAPYGGDGWNGGWIPSTGGTSGESFSTQQTLGSFEDYYSQLNDKHRFYRNVGEPKRAASPSPVPKAGTILQRDRQRGHPQRHQA; this is translated from the exons ATGAAGGTTTCACTGTACATAATATTAATCTCGATCTTGCTCAGCAAGCACTACGCGTTATCGCACATAATCAGG AAACGGCAGCTCTTTCGCGAGCAAGTGCTGCCGCATGCTGGAGGTAAAATACCGGATTCAGCGTTTTTAACCGATCGTCTTGCACTGAACCGACTGCAAAAGGATGGTATCGCTGTCCCGGACGGTGTACTGCTCGAGCAGCGCCAGTACCAGGTGTACCCGCACACACATCGCACGGTAAGGCCAACGTTCCGTGTCGTCCAAACGCCGGACAATCGGTACACGTCGCCGGAGGGAGAGTACAACCACAATACGCTGGCGACGGTCGATACGACGTACTTGATTCCGCACCCGGGTGACAAATTGTTGCTGCATGATGCCCATCCAcaacatcagcatcatcgtcagccaCATTACGTTGTTCCGAAGGTACCGATTTTAAAGGAGTTTCGGCTACCGAACTATGCGCTATTTAATTTCGACTACAAGAATAAGAAGATTCCTTCCACGTTCAAAACCTATGGCCATCCGTTGAAGTTGGATGGTGGATGGCCTCAACGATTACCTCAAGACTTTGTAAGCTACCATGCAG CTGGCGGTAATGGTCACAATTATCCATCAGCCCATCCCGTCGTACAGGCACCGTACGGTGGCGATGGCTGGAACGGTGGCTGGATACCGTCCACCGGTGGGACATCTGGCGAGTCGTTTTCCACG CAACAAACGCTTGGCAGCTTCGAGGACTATTACAGTCAGTTGAACGATAAGCACCGCTTCTACCGTAACGTGGGCGAACCGAAACGCGCGGCCAGTCCGAGCCCAGTACCGAAGGCCGGCACCATATTGCAGCGTGATCGTCAACGTGGCCATCCGCAACGCCATCAAGCTTAA